Within Methanofastidiosum sp., the genomic segment TTATTTCTCTTATTTTATCTTTTTCAAGCATATTTTTTACAATGTCAAATCCTCTACCAGCTTTTCTTAGATAAGAATCAAGTGCATCTTCTCTCATTGGATGGACAGAAACTATACTCAAAAGCTCTTCTTCTACATTCCCGGAATAAAAAAAATCATTTCCCTCGTACCCTATCAATAACTCTGTCTCAAGATTATTCTCATTAAAAATCTGATAAGCAAGATTAATAGTATCTTCTTTGGGGATGTCGGCTGATTTTTCTGCTGGTGGCCTTATTGGAACTGAAATAAAGCTTTTCTGAGGATTTAATCTTTTAATAAAGCTTGCAGTATTAATTAGATTGAGAGGTTTATCGTTATAACCTCTAACTAACATAGTTTCAGTGAATAAAATACCTTTGAAGTTTTTTGAGAATTTTATCAAACCTGATTTGATTTCTTCAATATCAAGGGATTTACATGGCCGATTTATTTTCTTCCAAATGGCTGGATCAATCGAATCGACCTTTACAGATACAAGATCGGCCTTATATAAAGCGTCTCTTACTTCATCAAGCCACAACAAGGACGAATTAGTGATTATTGCAATCCTTATGTCCATTGATTTCAATAGATCTATTTCCATGCCCAGATTTTTGTCAAGTGTTGGCTCACCGTCGGGTACAAAAGTAAGGTAGTCTATAGAGCCACCTTTATTTATGGTATCTTTTACTTTAGATTTTACAGATTCAAGAATATATTCAGGTTGATAAAAAATGCTTCTTTCAGAACTCATATTGAAAGTTCTTCCAATTTGGCAATAAATACAAGAATATGTGCATATCTTTGGAGGTATGTTATTTATCCCAAAACTTCGGCCCAATCTTCTAGAAGGTACAGGCCCAAAAACTAAGTTTTTAGATTCCATTTTAATCTTTTAGTAACTCCATAATTTTTTCCCATATTTCAATTATTTTAAGCGATAATGGTGAATCGGGAAGTTCGATTAACGTCTTGCGTGAAACAATTGCCGAATTTACAATAGGATTATAGGGCAACTCCCCAATCACAAGGATATTGTTTCTATTGCAGTACTCTTTGATATTTGAAGTATTTTGCATATTTATGTCAAATTTATTTATACAAACGACAGATTTAACCCCAAAGTGCCCATTAACTTCAAGTACTCGTTCAAGATCATGAATCGCAGAAAATGTCGGTTCTGTTACAATAATAGCAAGGTTAATCCCTGTGATTGTAGATATCACTGGACAGCCTATTCCAGGCGGCCCATCAATAAGTATTAAATCTTTATTATCCTCGATTGAAATTTTTATTGCATTTTTTCTTACTTCATTTACAAGTTTTCCAGAAGATTGTGCACCAGGTTTTAAAAATGCATGCGCCAAAATACCTAAACGAGTTTTTGAAACATAAGTATAACCGGATATTTTATCACTCATGGTTATAGCTTTGGAAGCGCATAAAAAATGACAAACTCCGCAACCTTCACATAGGTTTGCTGTTATCTTAATATCCTTAGTGACTGCACCGAATTTACACCCAAGATAGCATGCTAAACAATTAGTACACTTGTTTTTGTCAATATGAGCTATTTGCGAGCCAATGAAATCTTTTGTTTTCAATATTGTGGGATTTAGAACTATGTGCAGGTTTGATGCATCAACATCACAATCTGCTATGACGGTATTTTTCGCAAGAGAGGCAAATGCCAAAACTAATGAGCTCTTACCAGTTCCGCCTTTGCCACTTACTACTGCAATCTGCTTCATTTTTCTCTACCCTTAATGTTATTAAACATGAGGACAAGCTGCCCACTGATTTCTGGGAAATAATCTAAAAATACCTCTCCTTTTGAGTATAGTTTTGCTATATCTTCGTTGTAGGGTATTTTAAGTAGTATTGGAATCATTTCGTGCTTACAGAACAGTTCAATTTCATCGTCACCTATTCCATCACGATTGATTATTACCCCAAAAGGAATTCTCATTTCTTTTAGTGCTTCTACAGCTATTTTTAAATCATTGAATCCAAAAGGTGTCGGCTCTGTAACTAAAACGCAGAAATCTGAACCATTCACTGTTTCAAGAAAAGAGCAAGAAGTTCCTGGGGGGCAGTCAAGTATAGTGTCGATATCTGATCTTATCTGGTACTTCAGCGCTTTTATTATTGGGGTTGGGCGAACCTCACCAATATCTAAAATACCCTCGAAAAATGAAATCCCTCCGCTAGTTCCCCTTCGTATAACCCCAATTTTTTTATCTGCCCAGTTTATTGCGTCATTTGGGCAGGCCAATTTACATCCTCCGCAAGAATGGCAGAGTCCCGAGAAGACTTTTATTCCAGAGGGGAGATCTATTATTGCATTAAAATTACAAAAGTCTGCACATTTTCCACAACTTAAACACTTCTCGCAATCGATTTCAGGTATTTCTACTTTTACATCTTGAGTATTTTCTATTCTAGCTTTGATGAAAATATTGTCATTTGGCTCTTCAACGTCACAATCTATCAATTGAACTCTATCTAAACTTAAGGCTAAATTTACTGAGACTGTAGTTTTCCCAGTACCTCCTTTCCCGCTAGCTATGGACAATATCATCTAATCACTAGTTAAAAAAGAAAAATTAATGATGACAGCTTCCGTTGCTGTGATCACCAAATTTATGCTCGCTGCATGAATCAGAAACTGTAGCTTTTTTGAGTTTCATATTTTTATAATCAGATATAGCGTCCTCAACGCTTCCTGTTGCCCCAATATATACTTCAATTCCGTATTCAATAAACATACTTAGTGCTCTTCTGCCTAAACCCCTGCATATAAGAATATCAACGCCTTCTTTTTTCATAAGTTCTGGCGGATATCCAATCCCTCCCATATGTTCACTTGTGTTCTCAATGACTTTGATATCATGAGACTTAAGGTCATATATGGTATAAGTAGGAGTTCTTCCAAAATGTTCGCCTATTAATTCAATAAATCCTGCATTACCTTCTGTTGGAAAACAAAGTTTCATGTGATCGTCTACCTTCTTAATCCTGAATGTGTATTAACGTTAGGTGATGAAGCTTTAGAATAATTACCTTCCTTGAAAATTTTAACTGCTTCATTTACCGTTCCTTTAAATTCTTGCACAACTTCTATTCCCTCAGCTTGTAGAATCTGAAATGCGTTTGGCCCAATGTTTCCACTAATTACTGCTTTTATGCCCTTCTTAATAAGATTCTTTGCCGCCTCTATACCTGCACCATTGGATGCAGACGCGGCAGAGTTTGGATATACTTCAAAATTATTTGTTTCGACATCAACTATTAAAAAGTAACTGCACCTGCCAAATCTCTGATCTACTTGGGATGTGAGGTCTGTACCTGCTGAAGATATAGCTATCCTCATCTTAACCCTCCTAAGGAATACCTTATCATTACAGCGCTACATTTTGGACACTTCTTAGATAAACAAGGAGTGTCTCTTTCATGTGATTCTTTGTGGCCGCATTTGGTATAGATACATTCTCCTTCTGGACCTCTAACGTGTCTAAAACCTACCATTTTATTCCACATCTTCTGAAATTTTATTTAATCTTGTTTCTAACTGTTGGATCTCTTTCTTCAAAAAATCTATGTTGTCCAATAAAATCTTTTTTTCTTCTTCTTTACAGATTTTTCCCTCTTTAGCGAGCTCTGACTCTAGTAAATATGCGCATGGCCCTCTCCCAAGGCCACCTCGGCCCCTTCCAAGACCTGCAATTCCATAGCTAGGCTCGTACAGATTCCTGCCACAATGGGCATGAAATCCTCTATTGAATGTTCTTCCCCACATTTTATCACCAAATGAATATATATTCGTTATTATTTAAAAGTTTCGGTTGACCCCATATTTTTAATCGATTAATATATTTAAAAAAATGTAAATCAATAATTAAAAATATTTAATCATTAAATTATATAAATATTGCATTAATGATGAGCTATAAAACCAAAAGATTTATATACTAATGATAATCAATATTAGTAACTAACAATTGAGAGATGATAGTTAGCACTAAAAGGTGAAAAAATATGGGATGGAGAAGACAATTTGAAACTAGAGAAAAGCGTATTAATGAACTAAGGATCCTTCTAAAGCAAAAGCTGAACAGCGGAAGAGACTACTTCATTCAGGAACTTGTTAACGATACGGACATACCCAGAAGTACCGTTGAAAGGTACCTTTATGAATATCTTAATGAAGAAGTAGAAATCTACTACGAAGGGCCTTTAAAAAAGATACGCTATAAAGGACACGGGAATTAATTTAAGAAAAGATATTTTTATCTTTTCTTTTTTTTATTATTTTTATAAGAACTTAATTTAATATTACTTTTTATCGATTAAATCTTTGCGTTAATCCATAATAAACCTTAATAAGATTGAATCCTACTTAATATAGGGATATTATGGGATTTGTCAAGATAGGTAAAATTTCTGATGTTAAAGACGGCACTATGAAGAAGTTTGAAGTCGAAGGAAAAGATATTCTAGTTTCTAATTTTGGCGAGAAATATTACGCCATTAATAACAAATGCACCCATAGAGCGGGGGATCTTTCTCAAGGAAAACTGGAGGGGAATATTGTAACTTGCCCAAAACATGGCTCTAAGTTTGACATTACAACGGGAAATGTAGTTTCCGGGCCTAAAATACCACTGTTAAAACTTAAGATTAATGATGAAGAAAAGTATGAGATAAAAATAGAGGGAGATTCCTTATTAATTAAAATATTATAGAAAAATAAGGTATATTATTAATTAATCCCAAAACAAGCAAAATATGGAAGGTGATAAAAATGACTGAGTTCTGGATGGAGAAAAAGATTGCAATATTTGCCTTTAATGGCGATCCAATGTGTTTTATACATGCCTTGATAAATGCCTTAGAGTTTCATGCGAAAGGGTACGATACAAAGTTGATAATTGAAGGTTCAGCTACTGGACTTATTGGAAAACTAAATGAGGCAGGTAATCCGCTACACTACTATTACGTAAGGACAAAAGACGAAGGGCTAATAGACTGCTTATGTAAAGCATGTGCAACAAAGAACGGGACTATTGAAGAGGCGAAAAAACAAAACCTAAATCTATGCGACGAATTATTTGGCCACCCAAGCATGGCAAGATACATGAAAGAGGGTTATGAGATAATTGCAATATAAAACAATTATTAATTAGTAATAGGGGATTTAAATATGGTCTGCATTTTGATGTGGGTTGCACAAGAGGGATTTAGGGATGAGGAGCTATTTGTTCCTAAATCGGTATTTGAAGAAAAAGGATTCATAGTAAATGTTGTTTCTCATGATAAAGGAACAGCTTGGAGCAAGTTTGGGAAGATTATTGAAGTCCTTGGATTTGAAGATATTGATATAGGAGATTATGATGCCTTTCTATTAGTTGGTGGCCCAGGAACCTTTAATCTTGCTGACGATAAAATACTTCATGAATACATTAAGGAAGCTGAAAAAAAGTTATCCCTATTGGGCGGGATATGTTATGCCCCAAATATCATGGCAAGAGCTGGAGTTCTTAAGGGCAAAAGAGCAACTGTCTGGGGAGGTCCCGATATTTTTGATAAAGAAGGCGTGATTTTCGAAGACAAGAATGTTGTAAAGGATGGAAAAATTATAACTGCCAATAGCCCTGATGCGGCGCTCGAATGGGCTAAAGAGACTGTTAATTATCTCAAGTGCAGTTGTGGGAAATAAATTAATATTTCCCGCAGAATTTCAAGGCTCTTGGAATCCTTTTTAGCATATCCGAACTCCTGAAGTTTATACCTATCTCTTCTGCGGTAATATCCCCAGCAATCCCGTTTAGGAAGGTTCCCGCACACGAGGCTTCAATAATAGTTCCTTTTGCTGCAAAGGCTGCTATAAGCCCTGAAAGAATGTCACCTGTCCCCCCTGTGGTCATGCCAGAGTTTCCCGTGAAGTTTTTTATAACTTTTTTACCATCCGATATGAGGTCAACTTTTCCCTTAGTGACAATTGTGGTCTGGTATTTTTCTGAGTTAGTTAAAATATTATCATGGGTCAAAGGCTCATCAAAAACCATCTTATATTCAGAGTGGTGGGGGGTTATGCATACGTCATTTTTCTTTAAAATATCAAGATTTCCTTTTATTGCAAAAAGCCCATCGGCATCTATTATTATTTTCTTACACGATATACTTTTTAGAAACTCTAACACTGTTTCAACTGTTTCTGAGTCTCTGCCCATCCCAATGCCTACCAAGATTGAATCAACTTTTTCTGAAAGATTTTTTAGAAGCTCAATATCTTCGGGGATGAAATGATTCTTTTCAGTTGGAAAGACTATCATATCTGGAGAATAAGATTTTATTACTTTAGAGCATTTCTTGGGTGATGCGACATAGACGAGATCAGAAAGATATGATGCTGCAAGAGAGGAATAGATTGGCGCCCCGTGATACTCTTTTGATCCTCCTATTACTAGTACCTTACCATTATCACCTTTGTGCGAGTCAGTAGACCTAGAGTTCAGCTTGTTGACATAGCCGGGGCCAGTCAAATTATTAAATTCTTTTGGGATCCCTATATCGACAACGGTAGTGGCGCCTTCCTTGGGGGTATGGAGCGAGATAATAACATTTGGCATGAAATATGGAGATGCGACATCAATGGATACCTTGATCCCATTAATCTCATTAATCCTGTTGATAACATCGGAGTATGGGTGCTTAAGTGTTCCTTTGACACCAACGCCGAATATTGCATCCACGTAGATTTCAAAGTCTGGACGTATCTTTTCTATATCGCATGAATCTTTAAGAAGTATTTTTTCAATGTCAATATGTTTCAGAAGCTCCCATTTTGAGAGGGCAGCACCTTCTTTGATGTTTTGTGGATCCCCCACTAGGTACGCTGTAACTCTATTCTCTTTAGATAAGTATCTAGCACATACAAATCCGTCCCCGCCATTATTACCAAGACCACAAAAAACTGCGATTTTATTTCTTGTTCCAAACCTCTTTTCTATTTCTGATGCTACCCCTCTTCCGGCATTTTCCATAAGAATTGGCGTATCGAGACCATAATATTTACAATTTGAATCAATAATATATGTGTCCATATTACCCCCATACTTAATTGTGGCAATGGATAAATAAGTTTTTGCATATTGGGGAAATTTTATAAGTAATTTGAATATGAATTCTTTATGGTCAAGATACTCGGATGCGAGAAATGTAGTTATAAGGAGTACCTATTAGCTGAAGC encodes:
- a CDS encoding radical SAM protein, coding for MESKNLVFGPVPSRRLGRSFGINNIPPKICTYSCIYCQIGRTFNMSSERSIFYQPEYILESVKSKVKDTINKGGSIDYLTFVPDGEPTLDKNLGMEIDLLKSMDIRIAIITNSSLLWLDEVRDALYKADLVSVKVDSIDPAIWKKINRPCKSLDIEEIKSGLIKFSKNFKGILFTETMLVRGYNDKPLNLINTASFIKRLNPQKSFISVPIRPPAEKSADIPKEDTINLAYQIFNENNLETELLIGYEGNDFFYSGNVEEELLSIVSVHPMREDALDSYLRKAGRGFDIVKNMLEKDKIREINYKGKKYYLRKL
- a CDS encoding ATP-binding protein, with the protein product MKQIAVVSGKGGTGKSSLVLAFASLAKNTVIADCDVDASNLHIVLNPTILKTKDFIGSQIAHIDKNKCTNCLACYLGCKFGAVTKDIKITANLCEGCGVCHFLCASKAITMSDKISGYTYVSKTRLGILAHAFLKPGAQSSGKLVNEVRKNAIKISIEDNKDLILIDGPPGIGCPVISTITGINLAIIVTEPTFSAIHDLERVLEVNGHFGVKSVVCINKFDINMQNTSNIKEYCNRNNILVIGELPYNPIVNSAIVSRKTLIELPDSPLSLKIIEIWEKIMELLKD
- a CDS encoding ATP-binding protein; the encoded protein is MILSIASGKGGTGKTTVSVNLALSLDRVQLIDCDVEEPNDNIFIKARIENTQDVKVEIPEIDCEKCLSCGKCADFCNFNAIIDLPSGIKVFSGLCHSCGGCKLACPNDAINWADKKIGVIRRGTSGGISFFEGILDIGEVRPTPIIKALKYQIRSDIDTILDCPPGTSCSFLETVNGSDFCVLVTEPTPFGFNDLKIAVEALKEMRIPFGVIINRDGIGDDEIELFCKHEMIPILLKIPYNEDIAKLYSKGEVFLDYFPEISGQLVLMFNNIKGREK
- a CDS encoding NifB/NifX family molybdenum-iron cluster-binding protein codes for the protein MKLCFPTEGNAGFIELIGEHFGRTPTYTIYDLKSHDIKVIENTSEHMGGIGYPPELMKKEGVDILICRGLGRRALSMFIEYGIEVYIGATGSVEDAISDYKNMKLKKATVSDSCSEHKFGDHSNGSCHH
- a CDS encoding NifB/NifX family molybdenum-iron cluster-binding protein, giving the protein MRIAISSAGTDLTSQVDQRFGRCSYFLIVDVETNNFEVYPNSAASASNGAGIEAAKNLIKKGIKAVISGNIGPNAFQILQAEGIEVVQEFKGTVNEAVKIFKEGNYSKASSPNVNTHSGLRR
- a CDS encoding Rieske 2Fe-2S domain-containing protein, whose amino-acid sequence is MGFVKIGKISDVKDGTMKKFEVEGKDILVSNFGEKYYAINNKCTHRAGDLSQGKLEGNIVTCPKHGSKFDITTGNVVSGPKIPLLKLKINDEEKYEIKIEGDSLLIKIL
- a CDS encoding cytoplasmic protein, with the translated sequence MTEFWMEKKIAIFAFNGDPMCFIHALINALEFHAKGYDTKLIIEGSATGLIGKLNEAGNPLHYYYVRTKDEGLIDCLCKACATKNGTIEEAKKQNLNLCDELFGHPSMARYMKEGYEIIAI
- a CDS encoding DJ-1/PfpI family protein yields the protein MVCILMWVAQEGFRDEELFVPKSVFEEKGFIVNVVSHDKGTAWSKFGKIIEVLGFEDIDIGDYDAFLLVGGPGTFNLADDKILHEYIKEAEKKLSLLGGICYAPNIMARAGVLKGKRATVWGGPDIFDKEGVIFEDKNVVKDGKIITANSPDAALEWAKETVNYLKCSCGK
- a CDS encoding NAD(P)H-hydrate dehydratase, which encodes MDTYIIDSNCKYYGLDTPILMENAGRGVASEIEKRFGTRNKIAVFCGLGNNGGDGFVCARYLSKENRVTAYLVGDPQNIKEGAALSKWELLKHIDIEKILLKDSCDIEKIRPDFEIYVDAIFGVGVKGTLKHPYSDVINRINEINGIKVSIDVASPYFMPNVIISLHTPKEGATTVVDIGIPKEFNNLTGPGYVNKLNSRSTDSHKGDNGKVLVIGGSKEYHGAPIYSSLAASYLSDLVYVASPKKCSKVIKSYSPDMIVFPTEKNHFIPEDIELLKNLSEKVDSILVGIGMGRDSETVETVLEFLKSISCKKIIIDADGLFAIKGNLDILKKNDVCITPHHSEYKMVFDEPLTHDNILTNSEKYQTTIVTKGKVDLISDGKKVIKNFTGNSGMTTGGTGDILSGLIAAFAAKGTIIEASCAGTFLNGIAGDITAEEIGINFRSSDMLKRIPRALKFCGKY